A segment of the Gemmatimonas sp. UBA7669 genome:
GGTGGCGCAAAGTTCGAGGATGTGGCGCGTCGTGAATCGGCCGACAGCATCTCGGGTGCCAACGGTGGCGCGCTTGGCAAGGGTGGACGCAATCGCTTCACGCCCACGTTCGAAGAAGCGGCCTACGCGCTCAAGACCGGCGAGCTGTCGCAGCCGGTGCTCACGCCGTTCGGCTGGCATCTCATCCGCGTGGACTCGCGTCAGGGTGACACGCTGGACCTGCGTCACATCCTCGTGACCGTGACGCAGAGCGACTCGAGCGCCTCGCGTACCGATCGCAAGGCCGATTCGCTGGCCAACAAGGCCGCCAATCAGGAAGAAGGCAAGGCCTTCGACGACGCCGCCCGTCAGCTCGGCCTCACGCCGGCCACGGTGGTGGTGACCGAGAAGGAGCCGCTGTCGTTCGCCGGCCGCTACGTGCCGTCGGTGTCCGCGTGGGCCTTCACGGGCATCAAGCCCGGCGAGACCAGCGACCTGTTCGACTCGCCGGAGGCCTACTACCTCGCGCGTCTCGACTCCCTCACCAAGGGTGGGCCGCAGTCACTGGCCGAGGTCAAGGAGGACATCCGTCGCCGCCTTGCGCGCGAGAAGCGCCTCGAGAAGCTGCGCCCGATGGGTGAACAGCTGGTGAGCGCCGCCAAGCAGGGCGGCCTGGAAGCGGCAGCCGCGCAGGCCGGTCTGCAGGTCGAGAAGACCTCGCCGTTTGCGCGTGGTGAGCTGGTGCCGGGTCTTGGCCAGTTCACGCCGGCCATTGGCGCGGCGTTCGCCGTGCCGGTTGGTCAGGTGGGTGGCCCGTTCAAGACGGCGGATGCCCTGGTCGTGCTCCGCGTGGATGCGCGTGTGGATGCAGACCGGACCGCCTTCGAAGCGGAGAAGACCATTCAGCGCACGCAGTACACGCAGTCGCTGCGCCAGCAGAAGGTCGACGAGTATCTGAACAACCTGCGCGAGAGCGTGAAGGTTGACGATCGTCGCGTCGAAGTGCTGAGCCAGTTGCGGCGCCAGTCGGGCGTCTGATCGCACACCCCGCATGACAAACGCCCCGTGAGTCTCGAACTCACGGGGCGTTTGCTTTTGTGATGACGATCGCGACGAGCAACTGCTGCTCCTACCCGATCGCTCAGCGAATGCCGGCCGGCGTTACTGCAGCAGGCGCTTGGGCTCGGGCCGCTCTTCCTGCTGAGCCGCAGGTGCCCCTTCAGCAATGCGCTGCTCGGCGCGCGGCGCGGCCGGCGGCGGCTCGGTGATCTGCCGCTGCGCGTCGCTGATGTTGCGCTTGAACTCGTTGATGCCCTTGCCGAGCGACCCCGCGATTTCGGGAATCCGCTTGGCCCCGAACAGGAGAAGCACGATCACCAGGATGATCATGATCTCCATGAAGCCGAAGTTCTGTAGACCCATGGGAAACTCCTAGAAGAGGGACCGCGCGATCAGGTAAGCGATCAATACCCCAAGGAGGCTCAGAAGGGAGACATCCAGGGCAACTGGTCCTACGGCGAACTTCAATATAATCAGGTCGATGGGTAGCGGCCCAACCGCCG
Coding sequences within it:
- a CDS encoding peptidyl-prolyl cis-trans isomerase, whose amino-acid sequence is MLQSMRSAAKYIWIFIIVAFVGSFLLYETSGLAGRAPVTTTTSIATVNGEELLLTTWQNAVNSLEQQQVQQSGGALTLDQRQQLEDRAFDELVTDMLLQQEIRKRGITVTDDEILQAARMAPPPQAMQSPDLQTDGQFDMQKYLRLLSSPMARQSGMLAGLEAYYRSEIPKQKLFDQIASGAYLSDERLWQLYKDRHDSATVSYVTLRAESLSDTAVTVTDSEIQQFFERNKKRFEKPGRAVVSLLTVPRIVSAADTAAAKARIEALRAEIVGGAKFEDVARRESADSISGANGGALGKGGRNRFTPTFEEAAYALKTGELSQPVLTPFGWHLIRVDSRQGDTLDLRHILVTVTQSDSSASRTDRKADSLANKAANQEEGKAFDDAARQLGLTPATVVVTEKEPLSFAGRYVPSVSAWAFTGIKPGETSDLFDSPEAYYLARLDSLTKGGPQSLAEVKEDIRRRLAREKRLEKLRPMGEQLVSAAKQGGLEAAAAQAGLQVEKTSPFARGELVPGLGQFTPAIGAAFAVPVGQVGGPFKTADALVVLRVDARVDADRTAFEAEKTIQRTQYTQSLRQQKVDEYLNNLRESVKVDDRRVEVLSQLRRQSGV
- a CDS encoding Sec-independent protein translocase subunit TatA/TatB — encoded protein: MGLQNFGFMEIMIILVIVLLLFGAKRIPEIAGSLGKGINEFKRNISDAQRQITEPPPAAPRAEQRIAEGAPAAQQEERPEPKRLLQ
- a CDS encoding DUF4321 domain-containing protein, translated to MLVLSTGFVVGGLITQVARRFLPAGAVKEFLTTGVTPAVGPLPIDLIILKFAVGPVALDVSLLSLLGVLIAYLIARSLF